A single genomic interval of Carbonactinospora thermoautotrophica harbors:
- the secD gene encoding protein translocase subunit SecD — MLAALYATMALTGTWRPKLALDLEGGTTVQLKAVPVPGKNGEVNSQNMQNAMEIIRDRVNGAGVSEAEVTVQGADTILVSVPASLSQDTIRKIGQTALLYFRPVLAQGPGGVAQPASPQPSASPGAASPRPSATRQGRAVSRALLAAPHASPTGRPPQPASAPPIPPQAQYEGQVPPELMRQWNTIDCTDQEQRKPKTPADPTKPVVLCSQDGTVKYALGPAIVEGTHLTGAEAGIPQQGAGAWQVNLTFDGEGTKKFAEATKKLRDQPSPQNEFAIVLDDQVVSAPYVQEAIPGGQAQITGNFTQKEAQDLANVLKYGALPLQFTTQEVNTVSPTLGGDQLKGGLIAMILGLALTVLYSLLYYRGLGVVAMVSLAVAAALTYAVVVLLGPAMGFALSLAGIAGLVIAIGITADSFIVFFERIRDEIREGRTLRVAIEYGWTRARRTILVADFVSFLAAAVLYLMATGGVKGFAFTLGLTTLVDVAVVFLFTKPLVTLLARYKFFAQGHPLSGLDPKRLGAKQRPAPTPGRRRPAAKPAAKEA, encoded by the coding sequence GTGCTCGCGGCACTGTACGCGACGATGGCGCTCACCGGGACCTGGCGGCCCAAGCTGGCGCTCGACCTGGAGGGCGGCACCACGGTCCAGTTGAAGGCCGTGCCGGTGCCGGGCAAGAACGGCGAGGTCAACAGCCAGAACATGCAGAACGCCATGGAGATCATCCGTGACCGGGTGAACGGCGCGGGCGTCTCCGAGGCCGAGGTGACCGTCCAGGGCGCCGACACCATCCTGGTGAGCGTCCCGGCTTCGCTGTCCCAGGACACGATCCGCAAGATCGGCCAGACGGCGCTGCTGTACTTCCGGCCGGTGCTGGCCCAGGGGCCGGGCGGGGTGGCGCAGCCGGCGAGCCCGCAGCCGTCGGCGTCGCCAGGGGCCGCCTCGCCGCGACCGTCGGCCACCCGGCAGGGCCGCGCGGTCTCGCGGGCGCTGCTGGCCGCGCCGCACGCGTCTCCCACCGGGCGGCCGCCGCAGCCGGCGAGCGCGCCCCCGATCCCGCCGCAGGCGCAGTACGAGGGCCAGGTCCCGCCGGAGCTGATGCGGCAGTGGAACACCATCGACTGCACCGACCAGGAGCAGCGCAAGCCGAAGACCCCGGCCGACCCGACCAAGCCGGTCGTGCTGTGCTCCCAGGACGGGACCGTCAAGTACGCGCTCGGCCCGGCGATCGTCGAGGGCACGCACCTGACCGGCGCCGAGGCCGGCATCCCGCAGCAGGGCGCCGGCGCGTGGCAGGTCAACCTCACCTTCGACGGCGAAGGCACCAAGAAGTTCGCCGAGGCGACCAAGAAGCTCCGCGACCAGCCCAGCCCGCAGAACGAGTTCGCGATCGTGCTCGACGACCAGGTGGTCTCCGCCCCCTACGTGCAGGAGGCGATCCCCGGCGGCCAGGCCCAGATCACCGGCAACTTCACCCAGAAGGAGGCCCAGGACCTGGCCAACGTCCTCAAGTACGGCGCGCTCCCGCTGCAGTTCACCACGCAGGAGGTCAACACGGTCTCCCCGACGCTCGGCGGTGACCAGCTCAAGGGCGGCCTGATCGCGATGATCCTGGGCCTGGCCCTGACCGTCCTGTACTCGCTGCTGTACTACCGGGGCCTCGGCGTGGTCGCGATGGTCAGCCTCGCGGTCGCCGCGGCGCTCACGTATGCGGTCGTGGTGCTGCTCGGCCCGGCGATGGGCTTCGCGCTGAGCCTCGCCGGCATCGCCGGTCTGGTGATCGCGATCGGCATCACCGCGGACTCGTTCATCGTCTTCTTCGAGCGCATCCGCGACGAGATCCGCGAGGGCCGCACGCTGCGGGTCGCGATCGAGTACGGGTGGACCCGCGCCCGGCGCACGATCCTGGTCGCTGACTTCGTCTCGTTCCTGGCCGCGGCGGTGCTGTACCTCATGGCGACCGGCGGGGTGAAGGGCTTCGCGTTCACCCTCGGCCTCACCACCCTCGTCGACGTGGCCGTGGTGTTCCTGTTCACCAAGCCGCTGGTGACGCTGCTCGCCCGGTACAAGTTCTTCGCCCAGGGCCATCCGCTGTCCGGGCTCGACCCGAAGCGGCTCGGCGCCAAGCAGCGTCCCGCCCCGACCCCCGGCCGGCGCCGTCCCGCCGCTAAGCCCGCCGCTAAGGAGGCCTGA
- a CDS encoding RelA/SpoT family protein → MADEVAPVAAVRTESAALPGHRADARPVPSSDAAPAGGGSPGPESAATAKPPEPKLTPAPRPTTPSAPPSSRVRARLARLGVQRSNHVNPVLEPLFRIVRNTHPRADLREIERAYEVAEYYHRGQKRKSGDPYITHPLAVTTILAELGMTPPTLVAALLHDTVEDTEYTLEQLRRDFGDEVAMLVDGVTKLDKVKYGESAQAETVRKMVVAMAKDIRVLVIKLADRLHNARTWKYVSKQSAERKARETLEIYAPLAHRLGMNTIKWELEDLSFQTLYPKMYDEIVRLVAERAPKRDEYLAAVIDQVQQDLRAAKIKATVTGRPKHYYSIYQKMIVRGRDFAEIYDLVGIRVLVDSVRDCYAALGTIHARWNPVPGRFKDYIAMPKFNMYQSLHTTVIGPEGKPVELQIRTWEMHRRAEYGVAAHWKYKEDVVARRGARPTKDETASNEMAWLRQLLDWQKETQDPGEFLESLRFELQANEVFVFTPKGDVIALPQGATPVDFAYAVHTEVGHRCIGARVNGRLVPLESKLDNGDVVEIFTSKAPGAGPSRDWLSFVASPRARNKIRQWFSKERREEAIEQGKEAIARAMRKQSLPMQRLLNAESLLAVAHELRYPDVSALYAAVGEGHVSAQNVVHKLVQLLGGEEGTTEDVAEATTPTVIDRRRPRPQGDPGVVVKDAGDVWIKLSRCCTPVPGDQIVGFVTRGNGVSVHRADCGNVEQLAKQPDRMVEVEWAPNASSVFLVAIQVEALDRSRLLSDITRVLSDQHVNILSASVTTTRDRIAISRFTFEMGDPKHLGYVLKAVRGVEGVFDAYRVTSARHR, encoded by the coding sequence TTGGCTGACGAGGTCGCCCCTGTAGCGGCGGTGCGGACCGAGTCCGCGGCTCTTCCAGGACATCGCGCTGATGCTCGGCCCGTTCCGTCATCTGATGCTGCCCCGGCGGGCGGTGGGTCGCCGGGACCGGAGAGCGCGGCGACCGCGAAGCCTCCTGAGCCGAAGCTCACCCCCGCGCCGAGGCCCACGACCCCCTCCGCGCCGCCGTCCAGCCGGGTCCGTGCCCGGTTGGCCCGCCTCGGAGTCCAGCGGTCCAACCACGTCAACCCGGTGCTGGAGCCGCTGTTCCGCATCGTGCGGAACACCCACCCGCGCGCGGACCTGCGGGAGATCGAGCGCGCCTACGAGGTCGCCGAGTACTACCACCGTGGCCAGAAGCGCAAGAGCGGCGACCCGTACATCACCCACCCGCTCGCGGTCACGACGATCCTCGCCGAGCTGGGCATGACCCCGCCCACACTGGTGGCCGCCCTGCTGCACGACACGGTCGAGGACACCGAGTACACGCTGGAGCAGTTGCGCCGCGACTTCGGCGACGAGGTCGCCATGCTCGTCGACGGCGTCACCAAGCTGGACAAGGTCAAATACGGCGAGTCCGCGCAGGCCGAGACCGTCCGCAAGATGGTCGTCGCCATGGCCAAGGACATCCGGGTCCTGGTCATCAAGCTCGCCGACCGCCTGCACAACGCGCGCACCTGGAAGTACGTCTCCAAGCAGAGCGCGGAACGCAAGGCGCGCGAGACGCTGGAGATCTACGCCCCGCTCGCGCACCGCCTCGGGATGAACACGATCAAGTGGGAGCTCGAGGACCTGTCGTTCCAGACGCTGTACCCCAAGATGTACGACGAGATCGTCCGGCTCGTCGCCGAGCGGGCGCCGAAGCGGGACGAGTACCTCGCCGCCGTCATCGACCAGGTGCAGCAGGACCTGCGCGCCGCCAAGATCAAGGCCACCGTCACCGGCCGGCCCAAGCACTACTACTCGATCTACCAGAAGATGATCGTGCGCGGCCGGGACTTCGCCGAGATCTACGACCTGGTGGGCATCCGCGTCCTGGTGGACAGCGTCCGGGACTGCTACGCGGCGCTGGGGACCATCCACGCGCGGTGGAACCCGGTGCCCGGGCGGTTCAAGGACTACATCGCGATGCCCAAGTTCAACATGTACCAGTCGTTGCACACGACGGTCATCGGCCCGGAGGGCAAGCCGGTCGAGCTGCAGATCCGCACCTGGGAGATGCACCGGCGGGCCGAGTACGGCGTCGCGGCGCACTGGAAGTACAAGGAGGACGTGGTCGCCCGGCGTGGCGCGCGGCCGACCAAGGACGAGACCGCCAGCAACGAGATGGCCTGGCTGCGCCAGCTGCTCGACTGGCAGAAGGAGACGCAGGACCCGGGGGAGTTCCTGGAGTCGCTGCGCTTCGAGCTGCAGGCCAACGAGGTCTTCGTCTTCACGCCCAAGGGCGACGTCATCGCGCTGCCGCAGGGCGCCACGCCGGTCGACTTCGCGTACGCGGTGCACACCGAGGTGGGGCACCGCTGCATCGGCGCCCGGGTCAACGGCCGGCTGGTGCCGCTGGAGAGCAAACTCGACAACGGCGACGTGGTCGAGATCTTCACGTCCAAGGCGCCGGGCGCCGGGCCCAGTCGGGACTGGCTGAGCTTCGTCGCCTCCCCGCGGGCGCGGAACAAGATCCGCCAGTGGTTCTCCAAGGAGCGCCGTGAGGAGGCCATCGAGCAGGGCAAGGAGGCCATCGCGCGCGCGATGCGCAAGCAGAGCCTCCCGATGCAGCGCCTGCTCAACGCCGAGTCGCTGCTGGCGGTCGCGCACGAGCTGCGGTACCCGGACGTGTCCGCCCTCTACGCGGCGGTCGGTGAGGGCCACGTGTCGGCCCAGAACGTCGTCCATAAGCTCGTCCAGCTCCTCGGCGGCGAGGAGGGCACGACCGAGGACGTCGCCGAGGCAACCACCCCGACCGTCATCGACCGGCGCCGCCCGCGCCCGCAGGGTGACCCCGGCGTGGTCGTCAAGGACGCCGGCGACGTGTGGATCAAGCTCTCCCGCTGCTGCACCCCGGTGCCCGGCGACCAGATCGTGGGCTTCGTGACGCGCGGCAACGGCGTTTCCGTGCACCGGGCGGACTGCGGCAACGTGGAACAGCTCGCCAAGCAGCCCGACCGGATGGTCGAGGTCGAGTGGGCGCCGAACGCGTCGTCGGTGTTCCTGGTCGCCATCCAGGTGGAGGCGCTCGACCGGTCCCGGCTGCTCTCCGACATCACCCGGGTGCTGTCCGACCAACACGTGAACATCCTGTCCGCCTCGGTCACCACCACCCGCGACCGGATCGCGATCAGCCGGTTCACCTTCGAGATGGGCGATCCCAAGCACCTCGGGTACGTGCTCAAGGCCGTCCGGGGCGTGGAAGGCGTGTTCGACGCGTACCGGGTGACGAGCGCACGCCACCGCTGA
- the secF gene encoding protein translocase subunit SecF has protein sequence MSRNGGGFGARLYRGEVSYDFVGRQKTWYLISAVILLVAAAGLAVRGLNLGVEFKGGTLITVKNTTATVEQVREAVKSVEGVGGEPIVQKVGGDSVRIQLGHVGAGAAVTEKIQDMLEQKLGVTERDISIQQIGPSWGGDISRKALLALGVFLLAVIVYLSVMFEWKMAFSAVIALLHDLVITVGVYALTGFEVTPATVIGILTILGYSLYDTVVVFDKVKENTRGLTGGARMTYSQAANLAVNQTLVRSINTSVTALLPVGSILFVGAGLLGAGVLKDIALAIFVGIAAGTYSSIFIATPLLADLKEREPAMKALAKRVQARQQQATAGADGGKPTGAAAPAEEKALAEATLPGSAAPTGARSGQRPQPRRAGTRPSAKHRGKKRR, from the coding sequence ATGTCGCGCAACGGAGGAGGATTCGGCGCTCGCCTCTACCGCGGCGAGGTCTCCTACGACTTCGTCGGGCGCCAGAAGACCTGGTACCTGATCTCCGCGGTCATCCTGCTGGTCGCCGCGGCCGGCCTGGCCGTCCGCGGGCTGAACCTGGGCGTGGAGTTCAAGGGCGGCACGCTCATCACGGTCAAGAACACGACCGCGACCGTCGAGCAGGTCCGCGAGGCCGTGAAGTCGGTCGAGGGCGTGGGCGGCGAGCCGATCGTCCAGAAGGTCGGCGGCGACAGCGTCCGCATCCAGCTCGGCCACGTGGGGGCCGGCGCGGCCGTGACCGAGAAGATCCAGGACATGCTGGAGCAGAAGCTGGGCGTCACCGAGCGCGACATCAGCATCCAGCAGATCGGCCCGAGCTGGGGCGGGGACATCTCCCGCAAGGCCCTGCTGGCGCTCGGCGTCTTCCTGCTCGCGGTGATCGTCTACCTGTCGGTCATGTTCGAGTGGAAGATGGCGTTCTCCGCCGTCATCGCGCTCCTGCACGACCTGGTGATCACCGTCGGCGTGTACGCGCTGACCGGCTTCGAGGTGACCCCGGCCACCGTGATCGGGATCCTGACGATCCTCGGTTACTCGCTGTACGACACCGTGGTCGTGTTCGACAAGGTCAAGGAGAACACCCGCGGCCTCACCGGCGGCGCCCGCATGACCTACAGCCAGGCCGCGAACCTGGCGGTCAACCAGACGCTGGTCCGGTCGATCAACACCTCGGTGACCGCGCTGCTGCCGGTCGGCTCGATCCTCTTCGTCGGCGCCGGCCTGCTCGGCGCGGGCGTGCTCAAGGACATCGCGCTGGCGATCTTCGTAGGTATCGCGGCCGGTACCTACTCCTCGATCTTCATCGCCACCCCGCTGCTCGCCGACCTGAAGGAGCGTGAGCCGGCGATGAAGGCCCTGGCCAAGCGGGTCCAGGCGCGTCAGCAGCAGGCGACCGCGGGCGCCGACGGCGGCAAGCCCACCGGTGCGGCCGCGCCCGCCGAGGAGAAGGCTCTGGCGGAGGCGACCCTACCGGGGAGCGCGGCGCCGACGGGCGCCCGCAGCGGACAGCGGCCCCAGCCGCGCCGCGCCGGCACGCGCCCGTCGGCCAAGCACCGCGGCAAGAAGCGGCGCTGA
- a CDS encoding adenine phosphoribosyltransferase yields MTKRQAELTELLKERIRDIPDYPKPGILFKDITPLLADQATFGMAVSALAARYQASGARAGDADQGAVTVDKVVGIEARGFILAAPVAYRLGAGFVPVRKKGKLPYHTHETTYDLEYGTATLEVHQDAFTPGDRVLIVDDVLATGGTVRATIDLVERAEAQVVGIAILLELAFLQGRDRFSGHDLHVLLTV; encoded by the coding sequence GTGACCAAGCGGCAAGCCGAGCTGACCGAGCTGCTGAAGGAGCGGATCCGGGACATCCCCGACTACCCCAAGCCGGGGATCCTGTTCAAGGACATCACGCCGCTGCTGGCCGACCAGGCGACGTTCGGCATGGCGGTGAGCGCGCTCGCGGCCCGCTACCAGGCATCCGGTGCCAGGGCCGGCGACGCCGATCAGGGCGCGGTGACGGTCGACAAGGTCGTCGGCATCGAGGCGCGCGGCTTCATCCTGGCCGCCCCGGTCGCGTACCGGCTCGGCGCGGGCTTCGTCCCGGTCCGCAAGAAGGGCAAGCTGCCGTACCACACGCACGAGACCACGTACGACCTGGAGTACGGCACCGCCACCCTGGAGGTTCACCAGGACGCCTTCACCCCGGGCGACCGGGTCCTCATCGTGGACGACGTGTTGGCCACCGGCGGTACCGTCCGGGCCACCATCGACCTGGTCGAGCGTGCCGAAGCCCAGGTCGTGGGCATCGCCATCCTGCTGGAGCTGGCCTTCCTGCAGGGCCGCGACCGGTTCTCCGGGCACGATCTCCACGTCCTCCTCACCGTTTAG
- a CDS encoding peptidylprolyl isomerase yields the protein MAKSKKREKELARLRYQRRQQRIAQARARARKRNRILAATTAVVLVIGGVAYLANALRGNDAEARAYGSASPTAPAPKGCEYVKEGTPAKDVGVPKFDQAEAAKPFTATIKTDHGDITFTALVDKAPCASYSFRYLAGKNFFDGTQCHRLTTTETLKVLQCGDPTGTGYGGPGYRFPDENLTGATYKAGTIAMANSGPDTNGSQFFIVYADSQLPPSYTPFGMVTAGLDVVRKVSKAGSDNSNRPGDGKPKTPVTISDVAIAMK from the coding sequence GTGGCGAAGAGCAAGAAGCGCGAGAAGGAACTCGCGCGCCTGCGATACCAGCGACGCCAGCAGCGCATCGCGCAGGCCAGGGCTCGGGCCCGCAAGCGCAACCGGATCCTGGCCGCGACGACCGCCGTGGTACTGGTCATCGGCGGTGTGGCGTACCTGGCGAACGCGCTGCGGGGGAACGACGCCGAGGCGCGCGCCTACGGCTCGGCGTCCCCCACCGCGCCCGCGCCGAAGGGGTGCGAGTACGTCAAGGAGGGAACGCCGGCGAAGGACGTGGGCGTGCCGAAGTTCGATCAAGCCGAGGCGGCCAAGCCGTTCACGGCGACGATCAAGACCGATCACGGGGACATCACGTTCACCGCGCTGGTTGACAAGGCCCCCTGCGCCTCGTACTCGTTCCGGTACCTGGCGGGTAAGAACTTCTTTGACGGCACCCAGTGCCACCGGCTGACCACTACTGAGACGCTGAAGGTGCTGCAGTGCGGTGACCCGACCGGAACCGGCTACGGCGGCCCGGGCTACCGGTTCCCGGACGAGAACCTGACCGGCGCCACCTACAAGGCCGGCACGATCGCCATGGCGAACAGCGGCCCGGACACGAACGGGAGCCAGTTCTTCATCGTTTATGCCGATTCGCAGCTGCCGCCGAGCTACACGCCCTTCGGCATGGTGACCGCAGGACTCGACGTGGTGCGGAAGGTAAGCAAGGCTGGTAGCGACAACAGCAACAGGCCCGGTGATGGCAAGCCGAAGACGCCGGTGACCATCTCCGACGTCGCCATCGCCATGAAGTAG
- the aspS gene encoding aspartate--tRNA ligase, protein MIRSHEAGKLRVEHAGATVTLAGWVARRRDHGGVAFIDLRDASGVVQVVIRDNEVAHGLRAEYCIKVVGEVARRPAGNENPELPTGEIEVIASQVEVLSEAAPLPFPVDDYHAGQVNEEVRLKYRYLDLRREQMANNLRLRSRASRIARQVLAGHDFVEIETPYLTRSTPEGARDFLVPVRLQPGTWYALPQSPQLFKQLLMVAGMERYYQIARCFRDEDFRADRQPEFTQLDIEMSFVSADDVIALSEEIIAALWKELAGYEVPRPIPRITYAEAMARYGSDKPDLRFGCELVDMTEYFAKTPFRVFQAAVESGGYVGAVVMPGGASQTRKELDAWQEWARSRGAKGLAYVLVQESGELGGPVAKNLAEHERAGLAEATGAKPGDCVFFAAGKRAEALELLGAARLEIGKRCGLIDENAWEFVWVVDAPLFEEADGGWTAVHHPFTAPTPEWADKFHEDPAHALAQAYDIVLNGTEIGGGSIRIHRAEMQQRVFEVIGLSKEQAEEKFGFLLEAFQYGPPPHGGIAFGWDRICALLARAESIRDVIAFPKTASGGDPLTGAPTPITPEQRREAGVDAKPKVAHAPVPNEPGAEVRPDWKRN, encoded by the coding sequence GTGATCCGTTCGCACGAAGCCGGAAAGTTGCGCGTCGAGCATGCCGGCGCCACCGTGACGCTCGCCGGTTGGGTCGCCCGGCGTCGCGACCACGGCGGTGTCGCCTTCATCGACCTGCGTGATGCCTCCGGCGTGGTGCAGGTGGTGATCCGCGACAACGAGGTGGCGCACGGCCTGCGCGCCGAGTACTGCATCAAGGTGGTCGGCGAGGTCGCCCGGCGGCCGGCCGGCAACGAGAACCCCGAGCTGCCGACCGGCGAGATCGAGGTCATCGCGAGCCAGGTCGAGGTGCTGAGCGAGGCGGCGCCCCTGCCGTTCCCGGTCGACGACTACCACGCCGGCCAGGTCAACGAGGAGGTCCGGCTCAAGTACCGCTACCTGGACCTGCGCCGCGAGCAGATGGCGAACAACCTGCGGCTGCGCTCGCGGGCCAGCCGCATCGCCCGGCAGGTGCTGGCCGGCCACGACTTCGTCGAGATCGAAACCCCCTACCTGACCAGGTCCACCCCTGAGGGCGCGCGGGACTTCCTGGTGCCGGTGCGGCTGCAGCCGGGCACCTGGTATGCGCTGCCGCAGTCGCCGCAGCTGTTCAAGCAGCTGCTCATGGTGGCTGGGATGGAGCGGTACTACCAGATCGCCCGCTGTTTTCGGGACGAGGACTTCCGCGCCGACCGGCAGCCGGAGTTCACCCAGCTCGACATCGAGATGTCGTTCGTCTCCGCCGACGATGTGATCGCGCTGTCGGAGGAGATCATCGCCGCGCTCTGGAAGGAGTTGGCCGGCTACGAGGTGCCGCGCCCGATCCCGCGCATCACCTACGCCGAGGCGATGGCCAGGTACGGCTCGGACAAGCCGGACCTGCGGTTCGGCTGCGAGCTGGTCGACATGACCGAGTACTTCGCGAAGACGCCGTTCCGGGTGTTTCAGGCCGCGGTCGAGTCCGGGGGGTACGTCGGCGCGGTCGTCATGCCGGGCGGGGCGTCGCAGACCCGCAAGGAGCTGGACGCCTGGCAGGAGTGGGCGCGCTCCCGCGGCGCCAAGGGCCTGGCGTACGTGCTCGTCCAGGAATCCGGCGAGCTGGGCGGCCCGGTCGCCAAGAACCTGGCCGAGCACGAGCGGGCCGGCCTGGCCGAGGCCACCGGGGCCAAGCCGGGCGACTGCGTGTTCTTCGCCGCCGGCAAGCGCGCGGAGGCGTTGGAACTGCTGGGCGCGGCCCGGCTGGAGATCGGCAAGCGCTGCGGCCTCATCGACGAGAACGCCTGGGAGTTCGTCTGGGTGGTGGACGCGCCGCTGTTCGAGGAGGCCGACGGCGGCTGGACCGCGGTGCACCACCCGTTCACCGCGCCGACCCCGGAGTGGGCCGACAAGTTCCACGAGGACCCGGCGCACGCGCTCGCCCAGGCGTACGACATCGTGCTCAACGGCACCGAGATCGGCGGCGGCTCGATCCGTATCCACCGCGCCGAGATGCAGCAGCGCGTGTTCGAGGTGATCGGCCTGTCCAAGGAGCAGGCCGAGGAGAAGTTCGGCTTCCTGCTGGAGGCGTTCCAGTACGGCCCGCCGCCGCACGGCGGCATCGCCTTCGGGTGGGACCGCATCTGCGCCCTGCTCGCGCGCGCCGAGTCGATCCGTGACGTGATCGCCTTCCCCAAGACCGCCTCCGGCGGTGACCCGCTCACCGGCGCGCCCACCCCGATCACGCCCGAGCAGCGCCGGGAGGCCGGAGTGGACGCCAAGCCCAAGGTCGCCCACGCCCCGGTCCCGAACGAGCCGGGCGCGGAGGTCCGCCCGGACTGGAAGCGCAACTGA
- a CDS encoding MBL fold metallo-hydrolase, which produces MFITGFPADAFGTNCYVVAPARGEQCVVIDPGIGVVPRLEEVLREHRLQPVAVLLTHGHLDHTFSVTPVCGARDIPAYIHPSDRELLAHPERALAREHWMMLGQRLQMTEPDDVQPLADGAVLRIAGLEITVDHAPGHTRGSVMFRLPGQEDYTGILLSGDVLFAGSIGRTDLPGGSYPDMLRSLATKVLPLADTTLVLPGHGPETTIGRERATNPFLQEAAPLAGPNRGM; this is translated from the coding sequence GTGTTCATCACCGGGTTCCCGGCCGACGCGTTCGGTACGAACTGTTACGTGGTCGCGCCCGCGCGGGGCGAGCAGTGCGTGGTGATCGACCCCGGCATCGGCGTGGTGCCCCGGCTGGAGGAGGTGCTGCGCGAGCACCGGCTGCAGCCGGTCGCCGTGCTGCTCACCCACGGTCACCTCGACCACACGTTCTCGGTCACGCCGGTATGCGGGGCGCGGGACATCCCCGCGTACATCCACCCGTCCGATCGTGAGCTGCTGGCCCACCCCGAGCGCGCCCTGGCCCGCGAGCACTGGATGATGCTCGGCCAGCGGCTGCAGATGACCGAGCCGGACGACGTGCAGCCGCTGGCGGACGGGGCGGTGCTCAGGATCGCCGGCCTGGAGATCACCGTCGACCACGCGCCCGGTCACACCCGCGGCTCGGTGATGTTCCGGCTTCCGGGTCAGGAGGACTACACCGGGATCCTCCTCTCCGGGGACGTGCTGTTCGCCGGCTCGATCGGCCGCACCGACCTGCCCGGCGGCAGCTACCCGGACATGCTGCGCAGCCTTGCCACCAAGGTGTTGCCGCTGGCCGACACCACGCTCGTCCTGCCCGGTCACGGCCCGGAGACGACCATCGGGCGGGAACGCGCCACGAACCCGTTCCTCCAGGAGGCCGCGCCGCTGGCCGGCCCCAACCGGGGAATGTGA
- a CDS encoding DUF349 domain-containing protein, with protein sequence MSSEPWGRVDEQGNVYVRTAGGERIVGSWAAGSPDEALAFFQRKYEGLVLEVDLLERRIRETDLSPKEALHSIERLKETVATANAVGDLDGLVRRLDALVEIVQQRREEIKAAKSRALQEAREAKERIVAEAESIAAGNNWRGGGERLRQLVEEWKSVPRLDRKTDDELWSRFSQARSHFTKRRKQHFQQLDAQREEARLRKEKLVAEAEALADSTDWGPTSARFRELMREWKAAGRAHRDVEDELWERFRKAQDTFFQARAQVFAERDAELRENQEAKEALVAEAEKLLPVTDYRAARAVLRSIHERWEAIGPVPRDARARLEGRLSAVERAVREAEEEEWRRTNPEARARAEATVAQLRNSIAQLERAAEQARQSGDQRKLAETEEALQARRALLEAAEKTLAEFSGA encoded by the coding sequence GTGAGCAGCGAGCCGTGGGGTCGCGTCGACGAGCAGGGAAACGTCTACGTGCGGACGGCCGGCGGGGAACGGATCGTCGGTTCGTGGGCGGCGGGCTCCCCCGACGAGGCACTCGCTTTCTTCCAGCGCAAGTACGAGGGCCTGGTTCTCGAGGTGGATCTCCTCGAGCGACGGATCCGCGAGACCGACCTGTCCCCGAAGGAGGCGCTGCACTCCATCGAACGGCTCAAGGAGACCGTCGCCACGGCCAACGCGGTCGGCGACCTGGACGGCCTGGTCCGGCGCCTGGACGCGCTGGTGGAGATCGTCCAGCAGCGCCGCGAGGAGATCAAGGCCGCCAAGAGCCGCGCCCTGCAGGAGGCGCGCGAGGCCAAGGAGCGCATCGTCGCCGAGGCGGAGAGCATCGCCGCCGGCAACAACTGGCGTGGTGGCGGCGAGCGGTTGCGCCAGCTGGTCGAGGAGTGGAAGTCGGTCCCGCGCCTGGACCGCAAGACCGACGACGAGCTGTGGTCGCGGTTCAGCCAGGCACGGTCGCACTTCACCAAGCGCCGCAAGCAGCACTTCCAGCAGCTGGACGCCCAGCGTGAGGAAGCGCGCCTGCGCAAGGAGAAGCTGGTCGCCGAGGCCGAGGCGCTGGCCGACTCGACCGACTGGGGGCCCACGTCGGCCCGCTTCCGCGAGCTGATGCGCGAATGGAAGGCGGCCGGCCGGGCGCACCGGGACGTCGAGGACGAGCTCTGGGAACGGTTCCGCAAGGCCCAGGACACGTTCTTCCAGGCGCGCGCCCAGGTGTTCGCCGAGCGGGACGCGGAGCTGCGGGAGAACCAGGAGGCCAAGGAGGCGCTGGTCGCCGAGGCCGAGAAGCTGCTCCCGGTCACCGATTACCGGGCCGCCCGGGCCGTCCTGCGGTCGATCCACGAGCGCTGGGAGGCGATCGGGCCGGTGCCGCGGGACGCCCGGGCGCGGCTGGAGGGCCGGCTGTCCGCGGTCGAGCGGGCGGTCCGCGAGGCCGAGGAGGAGGAGTGGCGGCGCACCAACCCGGAGGCGCGTGCCCGCGCCGAGGCGACGGTGGCGCAGCTGCGGAACTCGATCGCCCAGCTGGAGCGGGCGGCCGAGCAGGCACGCCAGTCCGGCGACCAGCGCAAGCTCGCCGAGACCGAGGAGGCCTTGCAGGCCCGCCGCGCCCTGCTCGAAGCGGCTGAGAAGACGCTGGCGGAGTTCAGCGGCGCCTGA